AATCGCGCGTTTTGGCAAAAGATTTGTGGAAAAAGATTTTGACTAATTACTTTGAATCTGGCTTGCCTTTTTTATGCTTTAAGGATAGTGCCAATAGGGCAAACCCAAACAAGCATGCAGGCATTATTAGAAGCTCTAACCTCTGCACAGAGATTTTTCAAAATACAAACCCAAATCACTATGTGGTGGAAGTGGAGTTTGTCGATGGCTCAAAGACTATTTATGAGGAAAAAGAGCTAGTGAAGCTTGATAGTGGCGTTACTAAAAAAGCAAATAAAATTACAAGCATAGATTCTATAAATGGCAAAAAGGTCTTTATCACAACGCGCGTGGCTCAAGGCGGCGATACTGCGGTGTGCAATCTTGCAAGTGTGAATTTGAGCAAAATCCACACTAAAGAGGATATCGAGCGCGTGCTACCTATTGCTATTAGAATGCTTGACAATGTGATTGATTTAAATTTCTATCCTAATCGTAAGGTAAAGGTTACAAATGCGCAAAATCGTGCTATCGGGCTTGGTGTCATGGGTGAAGCGGAGATGCTTGCGCGTGCGGGCATAGAGTGGGGGAGTGAAGCACATTTGGCAAAAATCGATGAAGTGTTAGAACTTATTAGCTTTCATGCCATTTCCTCAAGCTCACATCTTGCGGAGGAGAAGGGTAAATATCCTCAATTTGAAGGAAGCAGCTGGAGCAAAGGCATTTTTCCCATTGATGTGGCGAATAAAGAGGCGCTTAAGCTTGTCGATAGGGGAGGATTATTCTCGCAGCAGTGCGATTGGGAGTCTTTACGGGCAAGGGTTAAAACACATGGTATGCGTAATGGCTACCTTATGGCAATTGCTCCTACAAGCTCTATCAGCATTTTGGTTGGCACGACACAAACTATTGAGCCTATATATCGCAAAAAGTGGTATGAAGAGAATCTAAGCGGGCTTATTCCGGTAGTTGTGCCGCATTTGAGCCTAGATACTTGGAATTACTATGTATCAGCATATGATATTGACCAGACGCTTATTATTAAAGCAGCAGCCGTTCGGCAAAAGTGGATAGACCAGGGGCAAAGCACAAATATTTTTGTGCGCATCGATAAAGCAAGCGGTAAAATGCTGCATGAAATCTACACGCTCGCATGGAAATTAGGGCTAAAAAGCACTTATTATTTGCGCTCTCAAAGCCCAGAGGTAGAGGAGCAAATCATGGATAGAAGTGCTGAATGCATCAATTGTCAATAGCAGATTCTATAAATTTAAGCATAGTGAGGGAGATATATGGCACTTCAAGAAGAATTTAAAAAGCAGGGTGATTTTTTATTTCGCTATCGTAGTTATTTGCCTTTGTGCATGGTGCCTGTTTTTGTGCTAGTTGTCCTCACATCGCAGACTTTTCTTTATGATGATAAAACAGGCTACAATACTCCTTTAATCATCGCAGCTATCATTGTAGGGCTAATGGGGGGGGGGGGGGGGTGAGAATCTGTGTAGCAGGCTTTGCACCGCGCGATACTTCTGGGCGTAATACAAAGGAGCAAAAGGCAAGCGTGCTTAATCACACAGGATTATATTCACTATGCCGCAATCCTTTATATTTGGGCAATTTCTTGATGATGCTCTCTCCTATTATTTTGCTTGGAAACTGGCTTTTTATAGTGATTTTTGCTTTGAGTTTTTGGCTTTATTATGAGCGAATTATTTTTGCTGAAGAGAGTTTCTTGCGAGCAAAATTTGGGCAAGCATATATTGATTGGACGATGCATACGCCGCCATTTTTTCCTAAACTCAAAGGCTATGTGCCAAACAATATACCTTTTTCTTTGCGCTCTATGATTAAGCGCGAGTATCATTCATTTTTTGGGCTTGCTGCCTCGCTGTTTGTGTTTCATTATGTGGCGGTGGCTCTTGTATGCTGGCTTCATGGCTGGAAGTTCCCAAAACCTGATGATATACTCACTTGGCTTTTTGGTATTTCGGCGATATTTTATATACTTGTGCGCATTTTGGTAAAAACTACAAAAATCTTTGTAGTCGATGGCCGGTAGGTTATTACTTGAGCCTCTTTTTCAAAAATCGTAAAGGCTTTTGGATAATATCTGCGATGTTATTGCCAAATCTGCGCAATTTTTGAAGTTTTTTATAGCGTTTTTCAAGATTGCAGCGCCATTGCCCAAACCCTCTGCGATAAGCCTTTTCAAGTGGCTGGTTAAAAATATGAAGCAAAAAATCTTCAAGTCTTTTATTATAAATCTCTAGATGATTATCATTAAGAAATACTTTCTGCTCTAGCATTGCCAAATACGCCTCATCATTATTATCAAGATACATAATTCGCTCTAGCACCTCCTCAAAACTTCCATAGAGATGCATATTAATAAACGCGTTTGTGTTCACCCCCCCCCCCGTTAGAATTTAAAGGCTTGCTAATTGTTTCATCACCCCAATAAATAGGAATACTTTGCGCTGCAAAAGCGTGCATAAGTTTTTCCGTAACATAGCCATGCGTGCTTGAATTTTCAAAAGCAATATTAAATTTGCCCTCTTTAAGAAAGGCAAGTTTATCTTTCACGCGCTTGCCCATATTGTTTTTATATCCACCACCGCTATCCACGCGTTTATATTGATTTAAAAATTCAAAAAATTGCGCGCGCCACTCATCTGCTTTGCCATTACTCACCACAAAAGTGCAAAAGCGCGTTTTGTCTTTTACAGATTCTATATTAATGCACTTATGTTTGGTTGAAACTTCCTGCATACACGCTTCGTGCAAATATAGCGGGTAGCGCAGATATCTATCCTCAAACTCCATATAATCAAAACCAATTGCATAATCGCAATAATTAAAATCTGCACGCACATTCTCGCCTGTGGCAAAGATTCTAATCCCATCATAATTGATATGCTCGCTGCCCATAACAGAATAAAAAATATAATCAGGATTGTGCTTTGTAAAAACAAGCTCATAGTGCTTTTGCAGGATTTTAATAATATTCCCCTCCACAGCACCATCGCAAAAATACACTCTCTTAGCAGGTTTTATAGAATCTGCTTGAATGGGCGATACATTTGGAGAGTTTGTAGATTCTGTATTTATAGAATCTGCATTCATTCTATGCCGCCTATGGCTTGACTTTGCGCGCTTGCGATGAGTGGATTTATAAACTCATCAAGCAACCCACCTAGCATTATCTCTTCAAGGCTATAAAGCGTTAAGCCTATGCGATGGTCTGTGAGGCGATTTTGCGGATAATTATAAGTGCGGATTCGCTCGCTCCTATCGCCGCTCCCCACTTGCGTTTTGCGGGCTTGCTTATTCTGGGCATTTTGCGCTTCAAGCTCGGCTTCATAAAGCCTGGCTTTAAGAATTTTTAGCGCCTTATCTTTATTTTTATGCTGTGATTTTTCATCTTGCATAGATACGCTAATGCCCGTGGGAATGTGCGTTATACGCACCGCAGAATCTGTAGTATTCACGCTCTGCCCGCCATGACCACCACTGCGAAACACATCTACTTTTAAATCATTAGGATTAATATCTATCTGCACATCATCAACTTCAGGCATTATAGCCACTGTGATAGCAGAAGTGTGAATGCGCCCTTGAGATTCTGTCTCTGGCACGCGCTGCACGCGATGTGTGCCACCCTCATATTTAAGCTTAGAATATGCGCCATGCCCTTTAATAAGCGCGATAATCTCTTTATAGCCGCCCACGCTATTTTCACTTGAGCTCATAATCTCAACTTTCCACTTTTGCAAATCCGCATAGCGACAATACGCCTTAAACAAATCCCCCACGAAAATCCCCGCTTCATCTCCGCCCGTGCCTGCGCGGATTTCAAGATAAATATTCTTGCTATCATTGGGGTCTTTTGGCACTAGGAGGAGTTTAATCTCCTCTTCAAGCGCGGCTTTTTTAGAATCTAGCTCTTTTAGCTCCTCTTTGGCAAGCTCGCCTAATTCTTTATCCTCTAGTAAAGCCTTATTTTGCGCAATATGCTCAAGCACAGAAAAATAAGCCTTCGCGCTTTGCACGATAGATTCTATATCGCTTTGTTCTTTGCTAAGTTGGGTGAGCTGCTTAATATCTGCGAGGACAGATTCTGAAGTAAGGAGGTTTGAAATCTCATCATAACGCGCCACGATAGGCTTAAGTTTATCAATAAGCATTCAAAATCCTCTTACAAAATCTTGGAGAAAATAAATTAATTTGGGAATTTTAAGCGGATTGGGCGATTTTTTTCACGCTTGCATTGAGGCGCGACACCTTGCGTGCGGCAGTATTTTTTTTCAAAATCCCTTTGCTTACATATTTGTGTAGCTCTTTGTTGGCAATTTTTAGTGCCTCTTGAGCCTTTGCCACATCTTTATTTGCCACAGCCTCACGAATATCGCGCACAATATTTTTAATACGCGTTTTGTAATAGCGATTTCGCTCGGTTTTTACTTTGGTTTGGCGTATGCGTTTTTCTGCGGATTTGTGATTTGCCATTGTTCATCAGTCCTTTTTAAAAAAAATTAAGGCAAAATTCTGCCAAAAGTTTAATTAAATGCAGTTTAAAAGCCATAAGGAGTATAAATGAAAGCAAAAGCGCGCGCGAAGATTTTTGGCACAGATGGTGTGAGGGGGCGTGCAGGGGAGGTGATTACGCCTCTTAGTGTGATTACTTTGGGAGCGAGTGCGGGGATACATTTTCGTCAGCATTCTTTGACAAATAAAATCTTAGTCGGCAAAGACACTCGCCGCAGCGGCTACATGATAGAAAATGCCCTTGTTTCAAGCCTCACTTCAGTGGGCTATGATGTGATACAAATTGGTCCTATGCCCACGCCTGCAGTGGCGTTTTTGACAGAGGATATGCGCTGCGATGCGGGTGTTATGATAAGTGCAAGCCACAATCCTTACGACGATAATGGTATAAAATTTTTTAATCACTCCGGCTTCAAACTCGCACCAGAGGAGGAGGAGAGTATAGAATCTTATTATCACAATGCAAGCGCTATTCAAGGTGCGCTTAAGAGTGGCAAGGAAATAGGTAGCTCAAAGCGCATAGATGATGTCGTGGGGCGCTACATTGTGCATATTAAAAATTCTTTCCCCAAACATCTTACTCTGCATGGATTAAGAATTGTGTGCGATTGCGCAAATGGAGCGGCATATCGTGTCGCTCCTATCGTGCTTAGGGAACTTGGTGCAGATGTGATTGCTATTAATGATGAGCCAAATGGTTTTAACATCAATAAGCAATGCGGCGCTATGCACCCAGAAGGCTTAATGCAGCAGGTGCGCACATATCGCGCTGATGTGGGGTTTGCCCTTGATGGCGATGCTGATAGGCTCGTTGTGGTGGATAATGAGGGGAATATCATCAATGGCGATAAACTCATTGGCGCGCTTGCTTTGTATCAAAAAAAGATTGGTGCGCTTAAAAAAGATGCCATTGTGGCGACTTTAATGAGCAATCTTGCTTTAGAAGAGTTTTTAAAATCTCATAAAATGGGCTTGTATCGCTGCAATGTAGGTGATAAATATGTATGGGATAAAATGCAAGAGCATGGCTTAAACTTTGGTGGAG
The sequence above is drawn from the Helicobacter jaachi genome and encodes:
- a CDS encoding ribonucleoside-diphosphate reductase subunit alpha, translated to MLDVITVTKRDGRLEPLDISKIQKHTSAAVEGLDGVSQSELEVDAKILFKDRITTEEIQQTLIKTAANKIDVNTPNWSFVAARLFLYDLYHKVTGWTGYKSLEEYFVRGEKEGKLVCGVKEKYDLALLDSHIKPERDLQFNYLGIKTLYDRYLLKDSDNRPIELPQHMFMAIAMFLAQNESDCNAWAIKFYNMISLFEVICATPTLANARTTRHQLSSCFVGSTPDNIEGIFDAYKEMALLSKYGGGIGWDFSRVRGLGSYIDGHKNAAGGVVPFLKIANDVAIAVDQLGTRKGAIATYLEIWHNDIQDFIDLRKNSGEERRRAHDLFPAVWICDLFMKRVEANEFWTLFDPYQCPELTELYGEAFEAKYIEYERSDSVLKSRVLAKDLWKKILTNYFESGLPFLCFKDSANRANPNKHAGIIRSSNLCTEIFQNTNPNHYVVEVEFVDGSKTIYEEKELVKLDSGVTKKANKITSIDSINGKKVFITTRVAQGGDTAVCNLASVNLSKIHTKEDIERVLPIAIRMLDNVIDLNFYPNRKVKVTNAQNRAIGLGVMGEAEMLARAGIEWGSEAHLAKIDEVLELISFHAISSSSHLAEEKGKYPQFEGSSWSKGIFPIDVANKEALKLVDRGGLFSQQCDWESLRARVKTHGMRNGYLMAIAPTSSISILVGTTQTIEPIYRKKWYEENLSGLIPVVVPHLSLDTWNYYVSAYDIDQTLIIKAAAVRQKWIDQGQSTNIFVRIDKASGKMLHEIYTLAWKLGLKSTYYLRSQSPEVEEQIMDRSAECINCQ
- a CDS encoding methyltransferase family protein, encoding MRICVAGFAPRDTSGRNTKEQKASVLNHTGLYSLCRNPLYLGNFLMMLSPIILLGNWLFIVIFALSFWLYYERIIFAEESFLRAKFGQAYIDWTMHTPPFFPKLKGYVPNNIPFSLRSMIKREYHSFFGLAASLFVFHYVAVALVCWLHGWKFPKPDDILTWLFGISAIFYILVRILVKTTKIFVVDGR
- a CDS encoding glycosyltransferase family 10 domain-containing protein, which encodes MNADSINTESTNSPNVSPIQADSIKPAKRVYFCDGAVEGNIIKILQKHYELVFTKHNPDYIFYSVMGSEHINYDGIRIFATGENVRADFNYCDYAIGFDYMEFEDRYLRYPLYLHEACMQEVSTKHKCINIESVKDKTRFCTFVVSNGKADEWRAQFFEFLNQYKRVDSGGGYKNNMGKRVKDKLAFLKEGKFNIAFENSSTHGYVTEKLMHAFAAQSIPIYWGDETISKPLNSNGGGGEHKRVY
- the prfA gene encoding peptide chain release factor 1, with the protein product MLIDKLKPIVARYDEISNLLTSESVLADIKQLTQLSKEQSDIESIVQSAKAYFSVLEHIAQNKALLEDKELGELAKEELKELDSKKAALEEEIKLLLVPKDPNDSKNIYLEIRAGTGGDEAGIFVGDLFKAYCRYADLQKWKVEIMSSSENSVGGYKEIIALIKGHGAYSKLKYEGGTHRVQRVPETESQGRIHTSAITVAIMPEVDDVQIDINPNDLKVDVFRSGGHGGQSVNTTDSAVRITHIPTGISVSMQDEKSQHKNKDKALKILKARLYEAELEAQNAQNKQARKTQVGSGDRSERIRTYNYPQNRLTDHRIGLTLYSLEEIMLGGLLDEFINPLIASAQSQAIGGIE
- the rpsT gene encoding 30S ribosomal protein S20, with translation MANHKSAEKRIRQTKVKTERNRYYKTRIKNIVRDIREAVANKDVAKAQEALKIANKELHKYVSKGILKKNTAARKVSRLNASVKKIAQSA
- the glmM gene encoding phosphoglucosamine mutase — translated: MKAKARAKIFGTDGVRGRAGEVITPLSVITLGASAGIHFRQHSLTNKILVGKDTRRSGYMIENALVSSLTSVGYDVIQIGPMPTPAVAFLTEDMRCDAGVMISASHNPYDDNGIKFFNHSGFKLAPEEEESIESYYHNASAIQGALKSGKEIGSSKRIDDVVGRYIVHIKNSFPKHLTLHGLRIVCDCANGAAYRVAPIVLRELGADVIAINDEPNGFNINKQCGAMHPEGLMQQVRTYRADVGFALDGDADRLVVVDNEGNIINGDKLIGALALYQKKIGALKKDAIVATLMSNLALEEFLKSHKMGLYRCNVGDKYVWDKMQEHGLNFGGESSGHIIFSDYAKTGDGLVSALQVLALLLQSDKSSKDTLNPFELYPSELVNLKVTHKKPLDKIGGLQEQLDSITSSNNRHLVRYSGTENKLRILIEGRDKKLVDEQMKTLVDFFQKQLSL